The Candidatus Phaeomarinobacter ectocarpi genome includes a region encoding these proteins:
- a CDS encoding ATP-dependent Clp protease proteolytic subunit → MDIAKSFTNPIMENALFNSRTVLVVGEINDRIARTTTERLLAMAAESDDPITMIVSSPGGHVESGDMIHDMVKFIKPKVRMVGSGWCASAGALIYVSAEKEDRVCLPNTRFLLHEPRGGIGGSASDIDIQAQEVIKMRERLNRIFADATGQSYEQIVKDTHRDYWMSAEEAKDYGVVSRIISNISELG, encoded by the coding sequence ATGGATATCGCCAAGAGCTTTACCAACCCGATTATGGAAAATGCGCTGTTCAATTCGCGCACGGTCCTGGTGGTGGGTGAAATCAACGACCGCATCGCCCGCACCACAACAGAGCGTCTGCTCGCCATGGCTGCGGAAAGCGATGACCCGATCACAATGATCGTGTCGTCTCCCGGCGGCCACGTTGAGTCCGGTGACATGATCCACGACATGGTCAAGTTCATTAAGCCGAAGGTTCGCATGGTCGGCTCGGGCTGGTGTGCCTCTGCCGGTGCGTTGATCTATGTGTCCGCGGAGAAGGAAGACCGCGTATGCCTGCCCAACACTCGTTTCCTGCTGCACGAACCGCGCGGCGGCATTGGCGGCTCTGCCTCTGACATCGACATTCAGGCGCAGGAAGTCATCAAGATGCGCGAGCGCCTCAACCGCATCTTTGCGGATGCAACGGGCCAGAGCTACGAACAGATCGTCAAGGACACCCATCGTGACTACTGGATGAGTGCGGAAGAAGCCAAGGACTACGGCGTCGTCTCCCGCATCATCTCGAACATCAGCGAACTCGGCTAA
- the gyrB gene encoding DNA topoisomerase (ATP-hydrolyzing) subunit B yields the protein MSDQSNTPQGVDPDEYGADSIKVLKGLDAVRKRPGMYIGDTDDGSGLHHMVYEVVDNAIDEALAGHCDTVNITLNADGSVTVRDNGRGIPTQMHTEEGISAAEVIMTQLHAGGKFDQNSYKVSGGLHGVGVSVVNALSVRLDVKIWRNGKTHEMQFVHGDSQAPLAVTGEAPQDEGKGKQRTGTEITFLPSTDTFTMTDFDFPTLEHRLRELAFLNSGVRITISDLRGVEPNEVELYYEGGIEEFVRYLDRNRGTLFEAPIAIHAEKDDITVDVALWWNDSFHENVLTFTNNIPQRDGGTHLAGFRGALTRVINGYANAHGLLKREKVSLTGDDAREGLTCIVSVKVPDPKFSSQTKDKLVSSEVRPIVESIVNEQLNSWFEEHPGEAKGIIGKVVDAAAAREAARKARELTRRKGALDVSSLPGKLADCQSKDPAISELFLVEGDSAGGSAKQARDRANQAVLPLRGKILNVERARFDKMLSSNEIGTLITALGTGIGRDDFNIEKLRYHKIIIMTDADVDGAHIRTLLLTFFYRQMPEVIEGGYLYIAQPPLYKIKRGQSETYVKDERGLEDYLISTGLDGAVLTLDNGEQMAGEDLRQVVEEARKARTSFDSVRARYPVFIVEQAAIAGALNPDVMEDAEKAQGAADYIARRLDMLSEETERGWNGQLTDDGGLQFEREVRGVREIHVLDGRLIASADARRLDSMTARLQEVYAKAARFERKDGVTEIRSPMQLLEAIFDAGRKGNAMQRYKGLGEMNPDQLWETTLDPSARTLLQVRVEHMDEANDLFEKLMGDVVEPRRAFIQDNALQAANLDV from the coding sequence ATGAGTGATCAGAGCAACACGCCGCAAGGCGTTGACCCGGACGAGTACGGCGCGGATTCCATCAAGGTTCTGAAGGGCCTTGATGCCGTGCGCAAACGTCCGGGCATGTATATCGGTGATACCGATGACGGCTCGGGACTTCATCACATGGTTTACGAAGTAGTGGACAACGCCATTGACGAGGCGTTGGCCGGCCACTGCGACACGGTGAATATCACCCTCAATGCGGATGGCTCCGTCACCGTGCGGGACAATGGCCGCGGCATCCCCACCCAGATGCATACCGAAGAAGGCATTTCGGCTGCTGAAGTCATCATGACCCAGCTGCATGCCGGCGGTAAGTTCGACCAGAACTCCTACAAGGTCTCCGGTGGTCTGCACGGCGTGGGCGTCTCGGTCGTGAACGCGCTGTCCGTACGTCTCGACGTCAAAATCTGGCGCAACGGCAAGACCCATGAAATGCAGTTCGTGCATGGCGACAGCCAGGCGCCGCTTGCGGTCACTGGTGAAGCGCCGCAGGACGAAGGCAAGGGCAAGCAGCGCACGGGTACGGAAATTACATTCCTGCCCTCCACAGATACGTTCACCATGACGGATTTCGACTTCCCCACGCTGGAACATCGTCTGCGTGAGCTGGCCTTCCTCAATTCAGGTGTCCGCATCACGATTTCTGACCTGCGCGGCGTCGAGCCCAATGAGGTCGAGCTTTACTATGAAGGCGGCATCGAAGAGTTCGTTCGGTATCTGGACCGCAACCGCGGCACGCTGTTTGAGGCACCTATCGCCATTCACGCGGAAAAAGACGACATCACCGTTGATGTGGCTTTGTGGTGGAATGATTCCTTCCACGAGAACGTGCTGACCTTCACCAACAACATTCCCCAGCGCGATGGCGGGACCCACCTTGCGGGCTTCCGTGGCGCGCTCACCCGCGTCATCAACGGCTACGCAAATGCCCATGGCCTGCTGAAACGCGAAAAGGTTTCTCTCACAGGCGATGACGCGCGCGAAGGCCTGACCTGCATCGTGTCCGTCAAAGTGCCGGACCCAAAATTCTCGTCCCAGACCAAAGACAAGCTGGTCTCGTCGGAAGTGCGTCCCATTGTGGAGAGCATCGTCAACGAGCAGCTCAACAGCTGGTTTGAAGAGCACCCAGGTGAAGCCAAAGGCATCATCGGCAAGGTGGTGGATGCAGCGGCCGCCCGCGAAGCCGCGCGCAAGGCCCGCGAACTCACCCGCCGCAAAGGTGCGCTCGATGTGTCGTCCTTGCCCGGCAAACTTGCCGATTGCCAGTCCAAGGACCCGGCGATTTCCGAACTCTTCCTGGTGGAGGGCGATTCAGCTGGTGGGTCCGCCAAGCAGGCCCGTGACCGTGCCAATCAGGCGGTGCTGCCCCTGCGCGGCAAAATCCTCAATGTGGAACGCGCGCGTTTCGACAAGATGCTGTCGTCCAACGAAATCGGCACGCTCATAACGGCGTTGGGTACCGGCATCGGCCGCGATGATTTCAACATCGAAAAGCTGCGCTACCACAAGATCATCATCATGACCGACGCCGACGTCGACGGCGCGCACATCAGAACCCTGCTGCTAACTTTCTTCTACCGGCAGATGCCGGAAGTCATTGAAGGCGGCTATCTCTACATCGCCCAGCCGCCGCTCTACAAAATCAAGCGCGGCCAGTCCGAGACCTACGTCAAGGATGAGCGCGGTCTTGAGGACTATCTGATTTCAACCGGCCTCGATGGCGCCGTGCTGACGCTGGACAATGGCGAGCAGATGGCCGGTGAAGACCTGCGTCAGGTCGTTGAAGAAGCGCGCAAAGCACGCACATCATTTGATTCCGTTCGCGCCCGCTATCCGGTCTTCATCGTGGAGCAGGCCGCCATCGCCGGTGCCCTCAACCCGGACGTCATGGAAGACGCGGAAAAAGCACAGGGCGCTGCTGACTACATTGCCCGCCGCCTCGACATGCTGTCCGAGGAGACAGAACGCGGATGGAATGGCCAGCTGACCGATGATGGGGGTCTGCAGTTCGAGCGCGAAGTGCGTGGTGTCCGCGAAATCCATGTGCTCGATGGTCGCCTCATTGCCTCAGCCGATGCCCGTCGCCTGGATTCAATGACGGCGCGTCTGCAGGAGGTCTACGCCAAGGCCGCCCGCTTTGAGCGCAAGGACGGCGTGACGGAAATCCGCAGCCCCATGCAGCTGCTGGAAGCCATCTTTGACGCCGGCCGCAAAGGTAACGCCATGCAGCGCTACAAGGGTCTGGGTGAAATGAACCCGGACCAGCTGTGGGAAACCACGCTCGACCCCTCCGCCCGCACCCTGTTGCAGGTCAGGGTCGAACACATGGACGAAGCCAACGACCTGTTTGAAAAACTCATGGGCGACGTCGTGGAACCCCGCCGCGCCTTCATTCAGGACAACGCGCTTCAGGCGGCCAATCTCGACGTTTAG
- a CDS encoding transglycosylase domain-containing protein, translated as MPEEGVIPSARLARVLSDRPKAQRTPSASPREMLARVEQQRRVAERELEPPSIPAPSQKPGPRIIRPRSNEAYEAGEAQANLEPSPRPRQKPKSGARPQSRKPKRANKQAPTHRSARSKMAGGGRGGGNGRGGSGGGSGGGSGGGFSGWFAAMGQKVSARRLGYWAAVTCLWLGVGVVGLAFSWAMELPETQDLAVPSRAPTVTILANDGSVLARRGSGFAGAINVPDLPPHVAHAFIAIEDRRFYDHAGIDPVGIARAMVENFKAMSVVQGGSTITQQLAKNLFLKPDRTLKRKVQETMLAMWLESEYSKDELLTLYLNRVYFGAGAYGLEAASQRFFDKPSTQLTVPEAAMLAGLVKAPSRLAPTNNPEGAQARANIVIDAMRRYGYLTDPDADTASAFPAELAQRATTETGYAVDWIEEQLADFVGRTERDITVETTIDPDLQVAAVGAIKSGLALVGEAANVSQGALVAMSPNGAVRALVGGRDYRKSQFNRATTAKRQPGSAFKTFVYLTALERGMTPVTIRRDAPIRVANYTPSNFSDKYEGDVTLMRALSKSINTVAVRLTHEAGPGTVARTARRMGITSDLRADLSLALGSSEVTLAELTGAYAPLANGGQGVFTHIINRVTMVNEEGQTDVLFERTGDGPGRVVARANVARMNAMLGETIATGTGRRAQIGRPAAGKTGTSQDNRDAWFIGYTADIVAGVWVGNDDGASMVKVTGGKLPTQIWANFMTAAHTGKPIRNLPGNWQPPVTIAAVPAEPEYDRTAPAYDPRFGPPGYTPEGYQRRTPRDPDAGFFARLFGGGDDEYDDGSNRGWAD; from the coding sequence ATGCCCGAGGAGGGCGTGATCCCGTCCGCGCGTCTTGCACGCGTCCTGTCGGATCGTCCCAAAGCACAGCGCACGCCGTCAGCTTCTCCACGCGAGATGCTTGCGCGGGTAGAACAGCAGCGGCGCGTTGCGGAACGCGAGCTGGAACCCCCTTCTATTCCCGCGCCATCGCAAAAACCCGGCCCAAGAATTATCCGTCCCCGGAGCAATGAAGCGTATGAAGCCGGTGAGGCCCAGGCCAATCTGGAGCCGTCACCACGCCCCCGTCAAAAACCAAAATCCGGCGCGCGCCCGCAGTCACGCAAACCCAAACGTGCAAACAAGCAGGCACCGACACACCGGTCTGCCCGCAGTAAGATGGCTGGTGGTGGACGCGGCGGTGGCAATGGCCGTGGCGGTTCTGGGGGTGGTTCTGGAGGCGGCTCCGGCGGCGGGTTTAGCGGCTGGTTCGCAGCCATGGGCCAAAAAGTATCTGCGCGGCGTCTTGGGTACTGGGCTGCGGTCACTTGCCTGTGGCTAGGCGTCGGTGTTGTCGGCCTTGCGTTCAGCTGGGCCATGGAACTTCCCGAAACACAGGACCTTGCCGTCCCAAGTCGGGCCCCGACCGTTACCATTCTGGCCAATGATGGCTCTGTTCTGGCGCGCCGCGGCTCCGGATTTGCCGGTGCGATCAACGTTCCCGATCTTCCTCCTCACGTGGCCCACGCCTTTATCGCGATCGAAGACCGCCGCTTCTATGACCATGCGGGCATAGATCCCGTTGGCATCGCCCGCGCCATGGTGGAGAATTTCAAGGCCATGAGCGTGGTGCAGGGTGGCTCGACCATCACCCAGCAGCTGGCAAAAAACCTGTTTCTCAAGCCCGACCGCACGCTCAAACGCAAGGTGCAGGAGACCATGCTCGCCATGTGGCTGGAGAGCGAATACTCCAAGGACGAGTTGCTGACGCTTTACCTCAATCGCGTCTATTTCGGTGCCGGGGCCTATGGGCTTGAGGCGGCGTCCCAACGCTTTTTCGACAAGCCATCCACACAGCTCACCGTGCCTGAAGCCGCCATGCTGGCCGGGCTGGTGAAAGCGCCGTCGCGTCTTGCTCCCACCAACAACCCCGAAGGCGCGCAGGCCCGCGCCAACATCGTGATCGACGCCATGCGCCGTTATGGCTATCTGACGGATCCCGACGCCGACACAGCATCTGCCTTCCCCGCTGAACTGGCCCAGCGCGCAACCACCGAAACCGGGTACGCAGTCGACTGGATAGAAGAACAGCTGGCTGATTTTGTCGGCCGCACGGAACGCGACATTACAGTCGAAACAACAATTGACCCGGACCTTCAGGTGGCAGCTGTTGGCGCCATCAAGAGTGGCCTGGCATTGGTGGGAGAAGCCGCCAATGTCAGCCAGGGTGCCCTCGTCGCCATGTCGCCAAACGGCGCTGTGCGTGCGTTGGTCGGTGGTCGCGACTACCGCAAGAGTCAGTTCAACCGCGCAACGACGGCCAAGCGTCAGCCGGGCTCTGCCTTCAAGACGTTTGTCTATCTGACAGCGCTTGAACGCGGCATGACGCCCGTGACGATCCGCCGTGATGCGCCTATCCGCGTGGCCAACTACACCCCCTCCAATTTTTCGGACAAGTATGAAGGCGACGTCACCCTCATGCGGGCTCTCTCCAAGAGCATCAATACCGTCGCCGTGCGCCTGACCCATGAAGCCGGACCGGGCACTGTCGCCCGCACCGCGCGGCGCATGGGCATCACATCAGACCTTCGGGCAGACCTGTCGCTGGCGCTGGGGTCATCAGAGGTGACGCTTGCAGAACTCACCGGCGCCTACGCGCCCCTTGCCAATGGCGGGCAGGGCGTCTTCACCCACATCATCAACCGCGTCACCATGGTCAATGAAGAAGGCCAGACTGACGTGCTGTTTGAACGTACCGGCGATGGCCCGGGCCGCGTCGTTGCGCGCGCAAATGTGGCGCGCATGAACGCCATGCTGGGCGAAACCATTGCCACCGGCACCGGCCGCCGGGCGCAGATTGGCCGTCCCGCCGCGGGCAAGACCGGCACCAGTCAGGACAATCGCGACGCCTGGTTCATTGGCTACACCGCGGATATCGTTGCCGGTGTCTGGGTTGGCAATGATGATGGGGCATCCATGGTAAAGGTCACCGGCGGCAAGCTGCCGACGCAGATCTGGGCCAACTTCATGACCGCAGCCCACACCGGCAAGCCCATTCGCAACCTGCCCGGCAACTGGCAGCCGCCGGTCACCATTGCCGCTGTGCCCGCGGAACCTGAATATGATCGTACCGCACCTGCCTATGATCCGCGTTTTGGCCCGCCCGGCTATACGCCGGAAGGATATCAGCGCCGCACGCCACGTGACCCGGACGCAGGCTTCTTCGCGCGTCTCTTTGGGGGTGGCGACGACGAGTACGATGACGGCAGCAACCGCGGCTGGGCGGACTAG
- a CDS encoding aldo/keto reductase: MNRRTLGTSLGVSAQGLGCMGMSQSYGEADLAESEATLLKALDLGITFFDTADAYGAGHNEELVGRVLKPHRDRIQLATKFAIVPGKDGKLMGVQCDPAYVKQACEASLTRLGLDHIDLYYMHRLDPNVPIEDTVGAMSELVSEGKVKHLGLCEISSKTIRRAHAVHPITAVQSEYSLWTREVEEHVLPVCGELGIGFVPFSPLGRGFLTGALSKDDLGKGDMRTMLPRFSDENFDTNRALVSAVEELAAGKGVKAGQIALAWVMAKSDGIVPIPGTKRRKYLEENAEADAIDLTTDDLAKLDAIFGGGAVTGERYPQAIMDTVEKD; the protein is encoded by the coding sequence ATGAACAGACGCACACTTGGTACTTCGCTGGGCGTATCTGCCCAGGGGCTGGGCTGCATGGGGATGTCACAGTCCTACGGTGAGGCGGACCTGGCTGAATCAGAAGCCACCCTCCTTAAGGCGCTGGACCTTGGCATCACCTTTTTTGACACCGCCGACGCCTATGGCGCGGGGCACAATGAAGAGCTGGTGGGACGTGTGCTCAAGCCTCATCGCGACCGGATTCAGCTGGCCACGAAGTTTGCGATCGTTCCGGGCAAAGACGGCAAGCTCATGGGCGTGCAGTGCGATCCGGCCTATGTGAAACAGGCCTGCGAGGCCAGCCTCACGCGACTGGGGCTGGACCACATCGACCTGTATTACATGCATCGGCTCGATCCCAATGTACCGATCGAGGATACGGTGGGGGCCATGTCCGAGCTGGTGAGCGAAGGCAAGGTGAAGCATCTGGGGCTGTGCGAAATTTCTTCCAAGACCATTCGTCGGGCCCATGCGGTGCACCCCATCACTGCAGTGCAGTCCGAGTACTCGTTGTGGACACGCGAAGTGGAAGAACATGTGCTGCCGGTCTGTGGGGAACTTGGCATCGGCTTTGTCCCCTTCTCACCCTTGGGCCGGGGCTTCCTGACCGGTGCCCTCTCCAAGGATGATCTGGGCAAGGGCGACATGCGCACCATGCTGCCGCGGTTCAGTGACGAGAATTTTGATACCAACCGGGCGCTTGTGTCCGCAGTTGAAGAGCTTGCGGCGGGCAAGGGCGTGAAAGCGGGTCAGATTGCGCTGGCCTGGGTGATGGCCAAATCAGACGGGATCGTTCCCATTCCCGGAACCAAGCGACGAAAGTACCTGGAAGAGAATGCAGAAGCGGATGCCATTGATCTGACTACGGATGATCTGGCGAAATTGGATGCAATTTTCGGTGGGGGCGCTGTGACAGGCGAGCGCTATCCGCAGGCCATCATGGACACGGTTGAAAAAGACTAG
- a CDS encoding M48 family metallopeptidase — protein MNKQVAKNNTTQRATMMVAGREVGVVLKANKRARRMILKVDPVRREVTITSPSIRGFSNALAFAQKHEAWVAERLEDLPEPVPFVDGAIIPVRGEPHVIVHDREGRARAPVRIEGPQINADPDLPLFATSDGPARLLVSGDAAHINRRVTDWLKREARRDLEDATLAHAAAYGTSPARITLRDTASRWGSCSTSRVINYSWRLIFAPPYALDYVVAHEAAHLIEHNHGPNFWRLVKTRIDDIERAKIWLTENGAALHRYGADPIS, from the coding sequence ATGAATAAACAGGTGGCCAAAAACAATACGACCCAGCGGGCCACCATGATGGTGGCAGGCCGTGAGGTTGGCGTTGTGCTCAAGGCCAACAAGCGCGCGCGCCGGATGATCCTCAAGGTCGATCCGGTGCGGCGTGAGGTCACGATTACCAGCCCGTCCATTCGCGGATTTTCCAACGCCTTGGCCTTTGCCCAAAAGCACGAAGCATGGGTGGCGGAACGGCTGGAAGATCTGCCAGAGCCTGTGCCGTTTGTGGACGGAGCGATCATTCCCGTGCGCGGTGAGCCGCATGTGATTGTGCATGACCGCGAGGGGCGCGCTCGTGCACCGGTGCGTATTGAAGGCCCGCAGATCAACGCGGACCCTGATCTGCCGCTTTTTGCCACGAGTGATGGCCCCGCGCGCCTTTTGGTCTCGGGGGATGCGGCGCACATCAACCGGCGCGTGACGGACTGGCTGAAACGCGAGGCGCGGCGCGATCTGGAAGACGCCACGCTGGCGCACGCAGCCGCCTACGGCACATCGCCAGCACGCATTACCCTGCGGGATACCGCCAGCCGGTGGGGGTCGTGTTCCACCAGCCGGGTCATCAACTATTCCTGGCGGCTGATCTTTGCGCCGCCTTATGCACTGGACTATGTCGTAGCCCATGAAGCGGCCCATCTGATTGAGCACAATCACGGGCCGAACTTCTGGAGGCTGGTCAAAACCCGTATCGACGACATTGAACGGGCAAAAATCTGGCTGACCGAGAACGGTGCGGCCTTGCATCGATACGGCGCAGACCCTATTTCTTGA
- a CDS encoding VOC family protein, translating to MPRFHLAFPVDDLTRARAFYGGLLGCAEGRSSESWVDFDFHGHQIVAHLAPDEVGRAATNAVDGDNVPVRHFGLILAWDQWEALADSLKQADTDFIIEPHTRFKGQPGEQATMFFLDPAGNALEFKAFRDEADIFAK from the coding sequence ATGCCACGCTTTCACCTTGCTTTCCCCGTTGATGATCTGACGCGCGCCCGCGCCTTTTATGGAGGCCTGTTGGGCTGCGCTGAAGGCCGGTCCTCCGAAAGTTGGGTGGATTTTGATTTTCACGGCCATCAGATCGTCGCGCATCTGGCACCTGATGAAGTGGGCCGTGCGGCAACCAATGCCGTGGACGGCGACAATGTACCGGTACGCCATTTCGGTCTGATCCTCGCGTGGGATCAATGGGAAGCGTTGGCGGACAGTCTCAAACAGGCCGATACGGATTTCATCATTGAGCCACACACCCGCTTCAAGGGTCAGCCGGGCGAGCAGGCGACCATGTTCTTCCTCGATCCCGCAGGCAACGCGCTCGAGTTCAAGGCCTTTCGCGACGAAGCCGACATTTTTGCGAAATAG
- a CDS encoding SCO family protein, whose product MNRLLLVATAATAVVALTAIGLLMTGGLRAPQVVDISTSAPVRSTGVPNIGGPFELVNQAGEPVTDADFAGKKTLIYFGFTYCPDVCPTALQVMSVALEELGDDADAFTPIFVTVDPERDDPETMAAYVEHFGDNFIGLTGTPEQIEAAAKAYKVYYRKVEDASSSAGYTMDHSSVVYLMSEDNTFLANFTHETRPDRMAARLRRYL is encoded by the coding sequence ATGAACCGACTTCTGCTTGTAGCTACAGCCGCCACCGCTGTCGTGGCTCTCACGGCCATCGGACTGTTGATGACCGGCGGTCTTCGGGCGCCGCAGGTTGTGGATATTTCAACCTCTGCGCCGGTTCGGTCGACAGGGGTGCCCAATATTGGCGGTCCGTTCGAATTGGTTAATCAGGCCGGTGAGCCGGTAACGGATGCTGATTTTGCGGGCAAGAAAACCCTTATCTATTTCGGCTTTACCTACTGCCCGGATGTCTGCCCGACCGCGCTTCAGGTGATGTCAGTGGCGCTTGAAGAGTTGGGCGATGATGCAGACGCGTTTACGCCGATTTTCGTGACGGTGGACCCGGAGCGTGACGACCCTGAAACCATGGCCGCCTATGTTGAGCATTTCGGCGACAACTTCATTGGGCTGACCGGCACGCCGGAGCAGATTGAAGCCGCTGCCAAAGCCTACAAGGTTTACTACCGCAAGGTGGAAGATGCGTCTTCAAGCGCGGGCTACACCATGGATCACTCGTCCGTTGTGTATCTGATGAGCGAAGACAATACGTTCCTGGCCAACTTCACACATGAAACCCGGCCCGACCGGATGGCTGCACGGCTGCGCCGATATCTCTAG
- a CDS encoding ankyrin repeat domain-containing protein: MQTKRRTRDCVSAKTPATMLASLVLSVFVAFAATPASAQLVDENEMVVAIRSGDLAEVEEAFLAGLSANERSIKGVPALIEAVRTGKRDIVALMLERKARVNVPGRRDGLTALEEAARINRADLAQMLIDAGADVDKTGKNGQTPLMLAAKLGHTDVVEVLINADAYLNDTDPTGRTPLVLAQERRHRQTVELLVAAGAE; this comes from the coding sequence ATGCAGACCAAGCGTCGCACACGCGATTGTGTTTCCGCAAAAACCCCGGCGACAATGCTCGCAAGTCTTGTCCTTTCCGTGTTTGTGGCCTTTGCGGCAACGCCCGCATCTGCCCAGCTCGTGGATGAAAACGAGATGGTTGTGGCCATCCGGTCCGGCGATCTTGCCGAGGTTGAGGAAGCTTTTCTGGCTGGCCTGAGCGCGAATGAGCGCAGCATTAAAGGTGTCCCGGCCCTTATCGAGGCTGTTCGGACAGGCAAGCGTGACATCGTGGCGCTGATGCTCGAGCGCAAAGCGCGGGTGAATGTTCCAGGCCGTCGCGACGGCCTGACCGCGTTGGAAGAAGCGGCCCGCATCAACCGGGCTGATCTCGCGCAGATGCTGATTGATGCCGGCGCCGACGTCGACAAGACCGGCAAGAATGGCCAGACGCCTTTGATGCTCGCAGCCAAATTGGGTCACACCGATGTCGTCGAGGTGCTGATCAATGCAGACGCGTATCTCAATGACACTGACCCCACAGGACGCACGCCGCTGGTCCTGGCCCAGGAGCGCCGTCACCGGCAAACAGTCGAGCTATTGGTGGCCGCGGGCGCTGAATAA
- a CDS encoding MBL fold metallo-hydrolase, with product MASKLPKRGTLPPPAENTPWHHLPDGRFRNPPGSPNRTAGLKDMLPFMERMFRHSFRDIDIPDHHVVPRPQALAALKKARDPANDDRGVVTWLGHASFLLRIAGKTILTDPYLTTYAGPVGFGPKRYVPSGIAIRDLPPIDVLAISHNHYDHLDETALHRLPGKDTMTVVAPLGLGDFFRERGFKFVVDMDWYQSLTMNDLTIKALPCVHWSRRSGLDTNKSLWAAFSFDGPEGRVFFGGDTAYGPVFEEIGAREGPFDLGLIGIGAYEPRRIMKASHANPEEAVQIGIDIGARTLVGMHWGTVVLTEEPPFEPPVRFEAAGRERGFADDDIWIMRIGETRFLPVRRTGNI from the coding sequence ATGGCTTCAAAACTGCCCAAGCGCGGAACGCTTCCACCTCCTGCCGAGAACACGCCGTGGCACCACCTGCCTGACGGCCGTTTTCGCAATCCGCCCGGGAGCCCCAATCGCACCGCGGGCCTCAAGGACATGCTGCCCTTCATGGAGCGCATGTTCCGGCACAGTTTTCGCGACATTGATATCCCTGATCATCACGTGGTTCCGCGCCCCCAGGCACTTGCTGCCCTCAAAAAAGCGCGTGATCCCGCAAACGATGACCGCGGCGTGGTGACATGGCTGGGACACGCCTCGTTCCTGTTGCGGATCGCCGGCAAAACCATTCTGACCGACCCCTATCTCACGACCTATGCGGGCCCGGTTGGCTTTGGGCCCAAGCGCTACGTGCCTTCCGGCATTGCCATCCGCGACCTGCCTCCCATTGATGTGCTGGCGATCAGCCACAACCACTATGACCATCTGGACGAAACGGCCCTGCACAGACTGCCGGGCAAGGACACGATGACCGTAGTGGCTCCCCTGGGCCTGGGGGACTTCTTCCGTGAGCGCGGGTTCAAGTTCGTGGTCGATATGGACTGGTATCAGTCTTTGACCATGAACGACCTCACCATCAAGGCCCTGCCATGCGTGCACTGGTCCCGCCGGTCCGGCCTCGACACCAACAAGTCCCTGTGGGCTGCGTTCTCCTTTGATGGACCCGAAGGCCGGGTCTTCTTTGGGGGAGACACGGCCTATGGTCCTGTCTTTGAGGAAATCGGCGCCCGGGAAGGTCCGTTTGATCTGGGCCTGATCGGCATCGGTGCTTACGAGCCGCGCAGGATCATGAAGGCCAGTCACGCCAACCCGGAAGAGGCCGTGCAGATCGGCATCGACATTGGCGCCCGCACGCTCGTGGGAATGCATTGGGGCACGGTCGTGCTGACGGAGGAGCCTCCCTTCGAACCACCCGTGAGGTTTGAAGCAGCCGGACGCGAGCGCGGTTTTGCTGACGATGATATCTGGATCATGCGCATTGGCGAAACGCGGTTTCTGCCCGTTCGCCGCACCGGAAACATCTAA